One part of the Hippoglossus hippoglossus isolate fHipHip1 chromosome 11, fHipHip1.pri, whole genome shotgun sequence genome encodes these proteins:
- the acot13 gene encoding acyl-coenzyme A thioesterase 13, producing the protein MASLSLNSIRQLMRAMVDTPGFDKVLSKVDILSASPGKMVCEMRVEEEHTNRGGTLHGGLTATLVDVISTMAIMHSERGAPGVSVDMNITYMNGAKIGEDVVITAQVLKQGRTLAFATVDLINKATGKPIAQGRHTKHLGSS; encoded by the exons ATGGCTTCACTGTCTTTAAACTCGATAAGACAATTAATGAGAGCAATGGTGGACACTCCGGGTTTCGACAAAGTGTTGAGCAAG GTGGATATTTTGTCCGCCAGCCCTGGTAAGATGGTGTGCGAGATGCGGGTAGAGGAGGAGCACACCAACCGGGGCGGGACGCTGCACGGCGGGCTGACAGCCACCCTGGTCGATGTCATCTCCACCATGGCGATCATGCACAGTGAGAGGGGAGCACCGGGGGTCAGCGTGGACATGAACATAAC ATACATGAATGGTGCCAAGATAGGAGAGGACGTCGTCATTACTGCTCAGGTTCTTAAGCAAGGACGGACGCTGGCGTTTGCCACCGTAGACCTCATCAACAAGGCCACTGGGAAGCCCATTGCACAAGGAAGACACACCAAGCACCTTGGCAGCAGCTAA